The Nitrosomonas sp. sh817 genome includes a window with the following:
- the gloA gene encoding lactoylglutathione lyase: MRILHTMLRVGNLEKSLAFYTQVLGMKLLRRKDYPDGRFTLAFVGFQDEASGAVLELTHNWDTASYNLGEGYGHIAIEVDDAYQACENTKKLGGKVTREAGPMKHGTTVIAFIEDPDGYKIEFIQKKFPDQ, translated from the coding sequence ATGCGCATTCTGCATACCATGCTTCGTGTCGGCAATCTTGAAAAATCCCTGGCTTTTTATACGCAAGTATTAGGAATGAAGCTGCTGCGCCGCAAAGATTATCCCGACGGCAGGTTTACGCTGGCTTTCGTTGGCTTCCAGGATGAAGCAAGCGGCGCTGTTCTGGAATTGACGCACAATTGGGACACCGCTTCGTATAATCTGGGAGAAGGCTACGGCCATATCGCCATTGAAGTCGATGATGCTTACCAAGCCTGCGAAAACACTAAAAAACTGGGCGGCAAGGTTACTCGTGAAGCCGGACCGATGAAGCATGGTACGACAGTTATTGCGTTTATCGAAGACCCGGATGGCTATAAAATAGAATTTATACAGAAAAAATTCCCGGATCAGTAA
- the apaG gene encoding Co2+/Mg2+ efflux protein ApaG, with protein MSEENKYEIDITVRTAYLPDQSDEEADRHVFAYTITIANNGTVATQLISRHWIINNGDGTTQEVRGLGVVGEQPLLKPGDSFEYTSGTVISTSVGSMKGSYQMAAEDGVHFDVAIPEFILSVPRILH; from the coding sequence ATGTCCGAAGAAAATAAATACGAAATCGATATTACTGTTCGAACCGCCTATTTACCGGATCAATCGGATGAGGAAGCCGATCGGCATGTGTTTGCCTACACCATCACGATTGCCAATAATGGCACGGTCGCCACACAATTGATCAGCAGGCATTGGATCATCAACAATGGCGATGGCACGACGCAGGAGGTGCGGGGGTTGGGGGTCGTCGGCGAGCAACCGCTGCTTAAGCCCGGCGACAGCTTTGAATACACCAGTGGAACGGTGATCTCAACCTCGGTTGGATCGATGAAGGGCAGTTATCAGATGGCGGCGGAGGATGGCGTTCATTTTGATGTGGCCATCCCGGAATTCATACTGAGCGTACCCAGGATACTGCATTAG
- a CDS encoding CBS domain-containing protein — MMNEYKSLAVQYLSGTVHISRPLPPSPVTFDSPAAEVMTDLRSIHAAVIAPSTPMEIANTYMMQRGVRTLLVMSNDNTLAGIITATDILGEKPMRFIQERGVKHNEILVADIMTPLDKLEAISLEEVMHARVGNVVASLRESGRLHALVIDDQTIGLPRICGIFSWTQIEKQLGMMIPQNNVAKSFAEIESTLIAS; from the coding sequence ATGATGAATGAATATAAATCCCTCGCCGTACAGTATCTGTCCGGAACCGTCCATATCTCCCGCCCCTTGCCGCCCAGTCCGGTTACATTCGATTCTCCCGCCGCGGAAGTCATGACAGATCTGCGTTCCATCCACGCAGCAGTGATTGCGCCAAGCACTCCGATGGAAATCGCCAATACTTACATGATGCAGCGCGGTGTGCGGACATTGCTGGTCATGAGCAATGACAACACGTTAGCCGGGATTATCACGGCTACCGATATTCTTGGCGAGAAACCGATGCGTTTTATTCAGGAACGCGGCGTGAAGCACAATGAAATTCTAGTAGCGGATATCATGACACCGCTGGATAAGCTGGAAGCGATTTCCCTGGAAGAAGTGATGCATGCGCGAGTCGGCAATGTTGTCGCCAGTCTGCGTGAAAGCGGCCGGTTGCATGCATTGGTGATTGACGATCAGACTATTGGTCTACCAAGAATTTGCGGGATCTTTTCCTGGACTCAAATTGAAAAGCAGCTGGGTATGATGATTCCGCAAAACAATGTGGCGAAGAGTTTTGCGGAAATTGAATCGACATTGATTGCGAGTTAG
- a CDS encoding SAM-dependent methyltransferase, protein MAGTLYLIPSPISQENIAWVLPAAVQQCVAGLSHFIVEHPKTARQFLKQIGCEQPLQALQMQILNEHTPSKDLPGLLQPLLAGHDVGLLSEAGCPAVADPGAELIRLAHKNNIAVMPLVGPSSILLALMASGLNGQCFAFHGYLPVESAARVQKIMELEKLSASLQQTQIFIEAPYRNQKLLEQLVSVCRDTTDLCIASHLTFSSEMIATRTAKEWRKNLPDINKIPTIFLLHG, encoded by the coding sequence ATGGCCGGCACGCTCTATCTCATTCCATCGCCCATCAGCCAGGAAAATATCGCTTGGGTGCTGCCGGCGGCAGTACAGCAATGCGTTGCCGGATTGAGTCATTTTATCGTGGAGCATCCTAAAACCGCGCGGCAATTTCTCAAGCAAATCGGTTGCGAGCAGCCATTGCAGGCATTGCAGATGCAAATACTCAATGAGCATACGCCCAGTAAAGATTTACCGGGATTACTTCAGCCCTTATTGGCAGGCCACGATGTGGGGTTGTTATCAGAGGCCGGGTGTCCGGCAGTGGCGGATCCTGGCGCGGAATTAATCCGGCTGGCGCATAAAAATAACATTGCCGTGATGCCTTTGGTCGGACCATCTTCCATTCTGCTGGCGTTGATGGCATCGGGTTTGAACGGCCAGTGTTTTGCTTTTCATGGGTACTTGCCGGTCGAGAGCGCCGCGCGGGTTCAGAAAATCATGGAATTGGAAAAGTTATCAGCCAGTCTGCAACAGACACAGATTTTTATTGAAGCGCCGTACCGTAATCAGAAATTACTGGAGCAATTGGTGAGTGTATGCCGCGATACGACCGATTTATGCATCGCCAGTCATCTTACTTTTTCCAGCGAGATGATTGCGACCAGAACGGCCAAAGAGTGGCGGAAAAACTTGCCGGATATCAATAAAATACCGACCATTTTTCTATTGCATGGTTAG
- the thiD gene encoding bifunctional hydroxymethylpyrimidine kinase/phosphomethylpyrimidine kinase yields MLQPPPIVLSFAANDPSGGAGLQADLLTIASLGCHPLSVMTAITVQDTAGVEDVMPLDPEWVADQARAVLEDMPVQVFKIGLLGSVEIIATIAEVISDYPQIPLVMDPVLTSGRGDELASEEMIDAMRELLLPQVTILTPNSLEARHLAQLENDSHVTKLDLSVCAQRLLDLGCEYVLITGTHENTAQVTNTLFASDGVVRSDHWERLVNTYHGSGCTLASAIAAFLANGLPITESVQEAQDYTWHTLQAGFRPGMGQYIPNRLFWARDSEDDGDETGASVAEKS; encoded by the coding sequence ATGTTACAGCCACCCCCAATTGTACTTTCTTTTGCAGCCAATGATCCCAGTGGCGGAGCAGGTCTTCAAGCAGACTTGCTGACTATTGCCAGTCTGGGCTGTCATCCGTTGTCAGTGATGACAGCCATTACCGTTCAGGATACTGCCGGTGTCGAGGATGTCATGCCGCTTGATCCGGAATGGGTTGCGGATCAGGCCAGAGCAGTGCTTGAAGATATGCCTGTTCAAGTTTTCAAGATCGGATTGTTAGGCAGCGTTGAGATTATCGCGACGATCGCGGAGGTGATTTCCGATTATCCGCAGATTCCATTGGTGATGGATCCCGTTCTGACTTCCGGCCGCGGTGATGAACTGGCAAGCGAAGAAATGATTGATGCCATGCGCGAGTTATTATTGCCGCAGGTGACGATTTTAACGCCCAATAGTCTGGAAGCGCGGCATCTGGCGCAACTGGAAAACGATAGTCATGTGACGAAACTGGATTTAAGCGTATGCGCGCAGCGGTTGCTGGATCTGGGATGCGAATATGTGTTGATTACGGGTACTCATGAAAATACCGCTCAAGTGACCAATACTTTATTTGCAAGTGACGGTGTTGTGCGATCCGATCACTGGGAGCGGCTTGTCAATACCTATCATGGCTCGGGTTGTACGCTGGCATCCGCGATTGCAGCCTTTTTAGCCAACGGATTGCCCATCACGGAGAGCGTGCAGGAAGCGCAAGATTACACCTGGCATACGTTGCAAGCAGGTTTTCGTCCCGGTATGGGGCAATATATTCCCAACCGGCTTTTTTGGGCGAGGGATAGCGAAGATGACGGCGACGAGACAGGCGCATCAGTTGCTGAGAAAAGTTGA
- the trpE gene encoding anthranilate synthase component I — protein sequence MTEAEFNQLAQQGYNRIPIVLETFADLDTPLSIYLKLANQPYSYLLESVQGGERFGRFSIIGLPATARIEAYGNSINTIRQNASATTIADDPLAFVESYLRQFKAAPCQAGKSRFRGGLAGYFSYDTVRYIEHRLKGHAKPDSLNTPDMLLLLSEELAVVDNLSGKLYLIVYADPAQANAYQTGRNRLKALLAQLRQPAAIPSGETVASAAAASEFPETDFKAAVERAKRYIYDGDIMQVVLSQRTSKPYSASPLALYRALRSLNPSPYMFFYHFKDFHVVGASPEILVRLEGDAVTVRPIAGTRPRGKNPQEDADLAADLLADPKEIAEHVMLMDLGRNDIGRVAQTGTVKVTEKMQIENYSHVMHIVSNVEGKLKSGLSAIDVLRATFPAGTVSGAPKVRAMEIIDELEVSKRGVYAGAVGYLGFNGDMDLAIAIRTGVIKDGMLHVQAGAGIVADSVPQNEWVETQNKAKAVLRAAELAENGLDSKL from the coding sequence ATGACCGAAGCGGAATTTAACCAGCTGGCGCAACAAGGATACAACCGCATCCCGATAGTCCTTGAAACTTTTGCCGATCTCGACACGCCGCTGTCCATTTACTTGAAACTCGCCAACCAGCCGTACTCGTATTTACTCGAATCGGTTCAGGGCGGCGAGCGGTTCGGACGGTTCTCGATTATCGGTTTACCGGCCACAGCACGGATCGAGGCGTATGGCAATTCGATCAATACAATCCGGCAGAATGCATCGGCGACAACCATTGCCGATGACCCGCTGGCATTCGTCGAATCCTATCTGCGGCAATTCAAGGCTGCGCCGTGCCAGGCTGGAAAATCACGTTTCCGCGGTGGATTGGCTGGTTATTTCTCCTACGATACCGTGCGTTATATCGAACACAGGCTCAAAGGTCATGCCAAGCCGGATTCCCTGAATACACCGGATATGCTGCTGTTGCTTTCCGAAGAATTAGCAGTGGTCGACAATCTTTCCGGCAAATTGTATCTGATCGTGTACGCCGATCCGGCACAAGCAAACGCTTATCAAACCGGACGCAACCGGTTAAAAGCGTTACTTGCGCAATTACGCCAACCGGCCGCCATTCCTTCCGGAGAAACTGTCGCTTCCGCCGCTGCAGCTTCCGAATTTCCGGAGACGGATTTTAAAGCGGCCGTCGAGCGGGCAAAGCGCTACATTTACGATGGCGACATCATGCAAGTGGTACTGTCGCAGCGCACCAGCAAACCCTATAGCGCTTCTCCGCTGGCGTTATATCGCGCTTTGCGCAGTCTGAACCCATCGCCCTATATGTTTTTCTATCATTTCAAGGATTTCCACGTCGTCGGCGCTTCCCCGGAAATATTGGTGCGCCTGGAAGGTGATGCGGTAACGGTGCGGCCGATTGCCGGAACCCGTCCACGCGGCAAGAATCCGCAGGAAGACGCCGATTTGGCGGCGGATCTTTTAGCCGACCCGAAAGAAATCGCCGAGCATGTGATGCTGATGGACCTGGGACGCAACGACATCGGCCGGGTCGCGCAAACCGGAACCGTCAAAGTTACGGAAAAAATGCAAATTGAAAATTACTCGCACGTCATGCACATCGTCTCGAACGTTGAAGGCAAATTAAAATCTGGCTTGAGCGCCATCGACGTACTGCGCGCCACCTTCCCGGCTGGAACGGTCAGCGGCGCCCCCAAAGTACGCGCCATGGAAATCATCGACGAACTGGAAGTATCCAAGCGCGGCGTCTATGCCGGCGCCGTGGGGTATTTGGGATTTAACGGCGACATGGACTTGGCGATCGCCATCCGCACCGGCGTCATCAAGGATGGCATGCTGCACGTTCAAGCCGGCGCCGGCATTGTCGCCGACTCGGTGCCGCAAAACGAATGGGTGGAAACGCAGAACAAAGCCAAAGCGGTGTTACGCGCGGCGGAACTGGCCGAGAACGGTCTCGACAGCAAGCTCTAG
- a CDS encoding rubredoxin, which produces MPTDENREYNQYMCLICGYIYDEAAGAPDEGIAPGTRWEDVPINWTCPECGARKDDFEMVKI; this is translated from the coding sequence ATGCCAACCGATGAGAATCGTGAGTACAATCAATACATGTGCTTAATTTGCGGTTATATCTATGATGAAGCCGCAGGAGCGCCGGATGAAGGTATCGCACCGGGCACGCGCTGGGAAGATGTGCCGATCAATTGGACTTGCCCCGAATGCGGCGCGCGTAAAGATGATTTTGAAATGGTAAAAATATAA
- a CDS encoding phosphoglycolate phosphatase: MNPSFSSNTVASSRKIDFPIAVKVIMIDLDGTLLNTADDLALSANLMLRDLGMPEQSTETIRSYIGKGIQKLVKRTLTGDLDGEPDAALFAKALPIYEKHYAENLSLNTRPYPGVVEGVKVLQQAGFRLACITNKAEAFTIPLLKATGLYDQFEIVLSGDSLPKKKPDPMPLTHICKHFDAQPHEALLIGDSLNDAIAARAAGCHVFCVTYGYNEGRNVYELDCDAIVESLVDAAKLLKRLS, translated from the coding sequence ATGAACCCAAGTTTTTCTTCGAATACCGTGGCTTCCTCCAGAAAAATTGATTTCCCGATTGCGGTCAAGGTAATCATGATCGATTTGGATGGCACATTGCTAAACACTGCGGACGATCTTGCGTTGTCCGCCAACCTGATGCTCAGGGATTTAGGAATGCCGGAACAGTCGACCGAAACCATCCGTTCTTATATCGGAAAAGGCATACAAAAGCTGGTCAAGCGTACCCTGACCGGCGATCTCGATGGCGAACCCGATGCAGCTTTGTTTGCCAAAGCGCTGCCGATTTATGAAAAGCACTATGCCGAAAATTTGAGCTTGAACACACGCCCCTATCCGGGAGTGGTTGAAGGCGTTAAAGTTCTGCAGCAAGCCGGCTTCCGGCTAGCTTGCATCACCAATAAGGCCGAGGCGTTTACCATTCCGCTGTTAAAAGCAACCGGCCTCTACGATCAATTCGAAATCGTTTTGTCCGGCGATAGCTTACCGAAAAAGAAACCCGATCCGATGCCGCTGACGCATATTTGCAAACATTTCGATGCGCAACCGCACGAAGCGCTGCTGATCGGCGATTCGCTGAACGATGCGATCGCTGCCAGAGCGGCAGGTTGCCATGTGTTTTGCGTAACTTACGGTTATAACGAGGGCCGCAACGTGTACGAGCTGGACTGCGATGCGATCGTCGAATCGCTGGTGGATGCGGCCAAATTGCTCAAACGCTTATCCTGA
- the rpe gene encoding ribulose-phosphate 3-epimerase — translation MFRLAPSILSANFAKLGQEITDVIASGADIVHFDVMDNHYVPNLTIGPLVCEAIRPVTDAIIDVHLMVEPVDRIIPDFAKAGANIISFHPEASNHIDRTIGLIKEQGCKAGLVFNPATPLSYLDHVLDKLDLILIMSVNPGFGGQKFIPEALNKLRAVRKRLDDSGNKNILLEIDGGVKVDNIAEIARAGADTFVAGSAIYNAGKDTDPHRYDSVVAAFRAELAKV, via the coding sequence ATGTTTCGCTTAGCACCCAGCATTCTGTCCGCCAATTTTGCAAAACTCGGCCAGGAAATTACCGATGTTATCGCTTCCGGCGCGGATATCGTTCATTTTGACGTGATGGATAACCATTATGTCCCCAACCTGACGATCGGCCCTCTGGTCTGCGAAGCAATTCGCCCGGTTACCGACGCCATCATCGATGTGCATTTGATGGTTGAACCGGTTGATCGCATTATCCCCGATTTCGCCAAAGCCGGCGCCAATATCATTTCCTTTCACCCGGAAGCATCCAACCATATCGACCGCACCATTGGTCTAATCAAGGAACAAGGTTGCAAGGCCGGTTTGGTGTTTAACCCGGCAACACCGCTATCGTATTTGGATCATGTGCTCGACAAACTGGATTTGATTCTGATCATGTCGGTCAACCCCGGCTTTGGCGGTCAGAAATTCATTCCGGAAGCGTTGAACAAATTACGCGCTGTCAGAAAACGGCTGGATGACAGCGGCAATAAAAATATCCTGCTGGAGATCGATGGCGGTGTGAAAGTCGATAACATTGCAGAAATTGCACGTGCCGGCGCCGACACGTTTGTCGCTGGATCGGCGATCTACAATGCCGGCAAAGATACCGACCCACACCGCTACGACAGTGTTGTCGCGGCATTCCGCGCCGAACTGGCAAAAGTCTAA
- the thiE gene encoding thiamine phosphate synthase codes for MSAQSMNPGFPMIGGLYAITPDLADTGELLDKTRQALIGGVRLVQYRNKSANSILLKEQAGLMRQLCNEFRVPLIINDHIELALTVNADGVHVGREDAGVVEARKHFGKDKIVGASCYNDLERAQQAEREGADYVAFGAFFSSLTKPDAVSVPEYLVGQAKREISVPIVGIGGIRLTNARQVIASGCAAVAVCGDLFMSGNITAQAMRFTQLFAEFRNLLTTN; via the coding sequence GTGTCTGCGCAATCAATGAATCCGGGCTTCCCTATGATCGGCGGGCTTTACGCAATCACACCGGATCTGGCCGATACCGGCGAGTTGCTTGATAAGACGCGGCAAGCATTGATTGGCGGAGTTCGGCTCGTTCAGTACCGGAACAAATCGGCTAATAGCATTTTGCTGAAGGAACAAGCCGGGTTAATGCGTCAACTCTGCAATGAGTTCCGGGTACCGTTGATTATCAATGATCACATCGAGCTGGCGTTGACCGTTAATGCGGATGGTGTGCACGTAGGCCGGGAGGATGCCGGTGTCGTTGAAGCGCGGAAGCATTTCGGGAAAGATAAGATTGTCGGAGCATCGTGCTATAACGATCTGGAACGAGCGCAGCAAGCGGAACGGGAGGGCGCCGACTATGTGGCTTTTGGCGCATTCTTTTCCTCATTGACAAAGCCTGATGCTGTTTCCGTTCCCGAATACCTGGTCGGACAAGCGAAACGAGAAATTTCGGTTCCTATTGTGGGGATCGGCGGTATCCGGCTGACCAATGCCAGACAAGTAATCGCAAGCGGCTGTGCCGCGGTTGCGGTGTGCGGTGATTTATTCATGAGCGGCAATATCACAGCGCAAGCCATGCGATTCACGCAACTATTTGCAGAATTTCGAAACTTACTAACAACCAATTAA